Genomic DNA from Theileria equi strain WA chromosome 4 map unlocalized gcontig_1105316255033, whole genome shotgun sequence:
ATCAGGCGTAAACTTTCTTGCAGAATTTCAATGTAGTCATCAGACAACTTTGATAGATTGTCTACCTTTTCTGCATCATTACCAAATATATCTAAAGTATCCATtgatttttccaaaatatctATAGAATCTTGATCTACCACAGAGGTCATAGGATCTGGTACATCCTTTGCGCTAGTTGCAACATCTTTTATATCAAGAATAAGTCTAGCTATATCTCTACTAGTGAAATTCATCTTTAGAGCCTCGAACTTGCTTGGCTTATAAATATCATAGACAGTAGTATCCGCAGGTCCATGCATAATTCCAGACATATCCAGTGGTATCTCTGCAGAATTATATGAATCTGGATCCTTTATaacctttaaaaattgTTCAAAGAGATCCAAATCAGATGGTAGAATCCAGTTTTCTATCTTTAGGCATGCAAGTATAGATAGGAATTCAGGGGAATCTAGAATATCCTGAGAAGCTGAAATTGGCTCCATTACTTCGCAAATGGCGTCCAAGCCACCTAGTCGCTTCATTTCTATAGATTcagaaatattttcatgAAGTTCAGAGAGGGTTGTAGAGGCAATATCCGGATACCGAACATAAAATATGTTGCACGCTTCCTTTAGCTTGAATGTTTGAGTGCTTGCATCAACGAATACATCATTATTATCCTCCTTGTTCATTTGTTCATTCAATTCAGATAATCTCCTTGTTACCTCTTTAACTGGCCTACCGAGCAATTCTGCGATATAAGTATGTGGATCATCCAAAAAGGAAAATTGTGAAGCATACTTTAACAGTGTAGCGTCATCTTCTCTTGTCCATAATGACATTGGCATTCCTTTAACTTCTCGTGCAACTTCATATATTGATAGGTCTGGATTTTTCAAAAGTGATCCAAGTATTTGACAGGATTTGTAACCGTTTGAAAGAGGTAAAATATGATCTCTTGAACATGGTCTAAATGGACCAACTGTAGCTGTTGATGCTTTGTTATAAAACAATTCAATTGGAAGTGCCTTGAaattttcttccattaGCCAGGAATCAAAAAAGCGCTCCAATGtatatatacaaaattcCCCAATCCATCTCCAATGAGCATTTTGCCATACCCTTCTGTCCTTTATAATATTtctaaatgtgtaaaaatACTTCAAATCATAGAGTAATCCTGGAGGAAGCATTTCAAGATGGGTAATGAGTAAATCATTCAAATATGGATCATTATTCCTAAAGTTtgaaagaagaaaaacACAGTTATAAATTACTCTTCCATTGTACATGATATCAGGTATCACATCTTTTGGTGTAGAATCTACGTCTTGGGAAATATGTTTGGAAGAAAATATTGAATTTTTACTCAAAACAACTCGTTTGGTTAGCCCTCCATCCATGGAATCATCACTGTCATCGTCATAGTCTAAAGATATCGCCCGATTTTGGCTTTTTTCCACGGTATAAGAAATATTTCCCATTACAGTCACAATCTTGCTAAGAAGGTGTAGGCTTGAGAGAGAATAAACGAAAATTTGTGTTGTATGGGAAAGAGGTTTGAAAAATCTAAGAATCCAAAAGAGTGCAGATTTTATATTATTTGTTAGATATGAAGATATTAGCTGTTTAAGAATATCCAAGACGTGCTCATTGATAcaatttgaaaatgaaaagacAAGCATTAAATCAGCATAAAAACTTCGGAGTGCACTGGCAGCCCCCAAGCTGCTAGATTTTCTCATTCCAGACTTGCGAATCAAACGCCAAATATACATACACGTTACTTTTGGCATCAAATTTTCGTTTCCAACATATCTTCTCAAGGCCAAAAGTACAAACGCCTCTGGAAGTTTTTCTAAACCCTTTGAATCCCTTCTCTTGTTTTCATTCAAATATAGTGTAGTATAGTAAGAAATAACCCATGATTTTAAATCAAGCAAGACTTCCACATCACATGGTAAGGAATATCTGTCCTCTGCTTCCCTTGAAATATCACTGAAAAGTAGTGATAACAAAAGACCTAGTTCATAGTATACATGTACACCATCCTGGTTGTAATGTATGTGCTCAAAATCAATATCAATGCCAACTAATGACTGCAGTTCCAACTGCAAATTTTTAAGGTTTTCAGGAGTCACACCTTCCGCAAATATAGGTgcatattttccaaatgtaCTATTTGAGTCACTCAAAAATGAGGAGTATGGATTTGTGTGTTCTGAAGTAGGAAACCTAAAGAGACGATCATAGTCTGACAATTTGCGAGTTCTTCCTGCATGCTCATCTATTTTGAAAGTAGAAATATCGGATGTAGAGCCTCTAATTCGCATTCTGGCTAATTTTGGATTCAATCTTGCAAGTTCTATTATTTTTTGGTCATCGTTTGATATCTTAGATTGCGTTCCAGATGTGCGACCAGTTTGATATTCTACCGATTTGTTTCCCTGCTTTGTTGGCATATATGGAGTAGCAAAAATCCTGGAAATGGACACACAAGATGTTATAGCGTGTACAAGCCTAACATACTCCCAGAGGGTCGCCCTTTGTGTCTCGGATAGATATGCAGCATGGGATTCCACGTTCCCATCCTCCGATACTATAAATCCACTCTTACATGACTCAAAACTTGCTATGATCTCCGTTTTTATGGTAGATAAAAGCCCAG
This window encodes:
- a CDS encoding conserved hypothetical protein (encoded by transcript BEWA_014440A) gives rise to the protein MSDNELFGEADARSEDSFIVNSEPSVHSEDDDYEFLFGTNVEETVDKKVKTRGKRVKDLENLLRERKAAYNDFEGTEDEIRYTVDELADHWDRRQALESEILSLFSSLLTKEQISVDSVHTAHTQSMHSVYNENHIDGESNVHEELGGSTSFNPPESSRSNTQQTTDADPESNPKVPTESNRIVGKLMKRLIKQTFRDKAPEGRFGSYSKASDVGKEKANHEFRLNTVTSIGKDALPALRDINTLLNRERGNDYEELDGVPLYKHTRPVTIYIFMNNFILSHILPLCTLLSRGAVSNPDIDTDAISKEIIYLLYQLSQPPSEAWYKYWVEAEQVYTSLNAAGSKDDSISSEIKCRMRVIEDYIYGLGVLRSSIVSNDIWFLVGEFRVKLEHFKREKFRTPAQTAHMHELRELQDKLSKERDELVQEMKGDEDEEENVTHGRLRKDRNVRDANRKRLHELRKQLVRISGEIADENESVAIAEKQTLLHIATVRILIVQILTIPGNDLPILVILNESGLLSTIKTEIIASFESCKSGFIVSEDGNVESHAAYLSETQRATLWEYVRLVHAITSCVSISRIFATPYMPTKQGNKSVEYQTGRTSGTQSKISNDDQKIIELARLNPKLARMRIRGSTSDISTFKIDEHAGRTRKLSDYDRLFRFPTSEHTNPYSSFLSDSNSTFGKYAPIFAEGVTPENLKNLQLELQSLVGIDIDFEHIHYNQDGVHVYYELGLLLSLLFSDISREAEDRYSLPCDVEVLLDLKSWVISYYTTLYLNENKRRDSKGLEKLPEAFVLLALRRYVGNENLMPKVTCMYIWRLIRKSGMRKSSSLGAASALRSFYADLMLVFSFSNCINEHVLDILKQLISSYLTNNIKSALFWILRFFKPLSHTTQIFVYSLSSLHLLSKIVTVMGNISYTVEKSQNRAISLDYDDDSDDSMDGGLTKRVVLSKNSIFSSKHISQDVDSTPKDVIPDIMYNGRVIYNCVFLLSNFRNNDPYLNDLLITHLEMLPPGLLYDLKYFYTFRNIIKDRRVWQNAHWRWIGEFCIYTLERFFDSWLMEENFKALPIELFYNKASTATVGPFRPCSRDHILPLSNGYKSCQILGSLLKNPDLSIYEVAREVKGMPMSLWTREDDATLLKYASQFSFLDDPHTYIAELLGRPVKEVTRRLSELNEQMNKEDNNDVFVDASTQTFKLKEACNIFYVRYPDIASTTLSELHENISESIEMKRLGGLDAICEVMEPISASQDILDSPEFLSILACLKIENWILPSDLDLFEQFLKVIKDPDSYNSAEIPLDMSGIMHGPADTTVYDIYKPSKFEALKMNFTSRDIARLILDIKDVATSAKDVPDPMTSVVDQDSIDILEKSMDTLDIFGNDAEKVDNLSKLSDDYIEILQESLRLIDSAVILGRSESMCKNLPQDILSLQKLSDLLNIANVRINPPLLICESVGDGTIAKDRLQMAVNLFKLPEQRLRDISSYVPQGFVVDTHQAQSTVDTDFPMDDEATLDFSKDPFESNIMVNRTKKKRLKKSRTVENDEAVNMNEPENNTLEKMLQTYRKGLKFGRLKKHNKIDLVLGNVLERLSSGLYEMNAAELMSLGMDTSLFKDFDKSLTNLSNLVKSSGATVEYVGDRLMFSFTHESSQVLKDYLGATFKETDVSVSVPKRTRVKKRRNIPTRLDIGVGVLDGLDPVETFNFDPFKNLESSVDLVSQLHKQSLELAAQKRLYNGITREALQTIL